The genomic segment TGATTTTGGTACAGGCTACTCATCTCTTAGCTATCTGCGTCAGATCCCAATTGATGAGCTAAAAATCGACAAGTCGTTCATATTTGAGTTGAATGACTCAAATGAGAGCACAAATATGGTAAAAACAATACTAAATATTGCCAAAAATTTGAACCTGAAGATAGTTGCAGAAGGAGTAGAGACACAGCAGCAAAAAGAGTTTCTGATCAAAGAGGAGTGCGATATACTTCAAGGGTATCACTTCTCCATGCCGCTTACAAAAAGTATATTTGAAGAGTACTTCGACTCAAACGCAAACAGCTAAGAAAGCTTGGCACAGTTTTGTCAAAATAACTTTTTTCTAATCGTAAACTAACCTTACTTATTGTAAAATACAAAAATTTAATTCTAAACAAGTAAGGTCTATCGATGAAAATATCACTTAAAACTATACCTCATATAGCCAATAAGATCGCAATTGATTTAAATAAAAGTGGTGTTGTTACGATGACAAAAGGTCTTGAGCCTATAGCTAAAGAGGCTGAGAAGATACTGCTGCACAATGTTAAGCAGGAGATGGCTCTTGAAGAGAAAGTCCATGAGATATGTGAAGCAAATGAAGAGGAGATAGAGTTTAATCTTGTAGATGAGAGACAGCTCTTCTTTATGATCAAAAAGAAATTGGCTCCGGAGTTTGACATACTTCTAAACTACGAAGAGAGATACTCCGACATCTCTCACAAGATTTTAGATGAACTTTACGAAGAGGATCTTATTCATTTTGATGTTACGGAAAACCGTATAAAAAATATTATTTATAACGCGATCACATCATTTATTACGGAAGCTTCAGAGCTTGACAATATTATAATTGACAAGATAAGAGCATACAAAAAAAGATATATTCCCGGAACAGACGAGTTTGATATATTATATGAGAAGCTCTACAGAGAAGAACTTTCAAAAAGAGGCATGGAGTAGTGAGTATGAGTGATTTAAAAAAAGCTTGGTTATATTTTGAAAACGGAACTTTTTTAGAGGCAAACAGCTTCGGTGCAGAAGATACAGTGGTTGGAGAGATAGTTTTTAATGTCTCTATGAGCGGATATCAGGAGATTATGTCAGATCCCTCTTATGCAGGTCAGTTTGTTACATTTACTATGCCTGAGATAGGAAATGTGGGTGTAAACTCTCAAGATATGGAGAGCAAGGCTGCTCATGCAAAAGGTATGATCGTCAGAAAATATCAGCAGAGATACTCTAACTTTAGAGCAGAGGGTTCACTTGCAGACTTTTTAAAAGAGCAGAATGTTATGGGTATCTGTGATGTTGATACAAGATATATTACAAAGATGCTAAGACGTGAGGGTGCTATGATGATGATAGCATCGACAAAGATAAGCGACAAAGATGAGCTTAAAAAAGTTCTGCAGAGCAGTCCTAGAATAGAGGATGTCAATTACATAGAGCAGGTAAGTACAAAAACTTCATATAAGCACACTCAGTCTGTCTACAACGATAGAGAGTTTGAGTACAACGCAGCACCTGCAGCGGAAGCAAATATAGTAGTTTTAGATTTTGGTGTAAAGAGAAATATTTTAAATGAGCTTGTAGCTGCTAAAATGGGTGTTGAGGTGATTCCAAATGACTTTAGCGCAGAGACTCTTATAGATAGATACAACAAAAAAGAGATCGACGGTGTTTTTTTATCAAACGGTCCTGGCGATCCGCTTGTACTTAAGCACGAGCAAGAGCAGATCAAAAAGCTTATAGATGCAAAAGTACCAATGTTTGGTATATGTTTAGGACACCAGCTACTCTCTATATCACACGGATATGATACATATAAGCTTAAATTTGGGCATCATGGCGGAAATCAACCTGTTAAGAACGTAGAGACAGGATTAGTCGAGATCACGGCTCAAAACCATAACTATAATGTTCCGCAGAATATTGTAGAGGTTGCAGAAGTTACACATATGAATCTATTTGACAATACTATAGAGGGCTTAAGATATAAAAATGCTCCTATTTTTTCAGTTCAGCATCACCCCGAAGCCAGCCCCGGACCAAAAGAGAGCAGGTATATCTTCAATGAGTTTCTATCTTTAATAAAGAGATAGAAACCCCTCCCCACGCCCACTTCCAATAACAGCATAATGTTAATTTAGTGTTAATTGTAAACAGACAGTTAATTAATTTATAAACTTTGTCTAGAAAATGTCATTATTTAAGAAATTTTAAACATTTATACTGTTACTATGCTAATGTTAATTAGTTTAATAAATTTAGGTTAATTTAATTAGACATAATTGCTTTGAATCTTTAAGGAGGCTATATATGGAGAATCGTCCATTAGAGTACGACTATACAGTTGCAAAGATGTTCATGTTCACAACGATCGTTTTAGGGATTGTTGGTATGCTCATCGGTGTAATCTTAGCGTTTCAACTTGCTTATCCGGGAGTTAATTTAATTCTTGGAGAGGGCTTGGCTGAATATACTAACTTTAGTCGTCTTCGTCCGCTGCATACAGATGCAGTAATATTTGGTTTTACGCTAAGTGGTGTTTTTGCTACTTGGTATTATGTTGGTCAACGTGTATTAAAAGTATCTATGGCGGAGTCAAAGTTTTTGATGGCACTAGGTAAGATACACTTCTGGCTATATCTAGTTGTTGTCGCAGCAGTTGTAGTTTCGCTTTTTGCAGGTGTTACGACTTCAAAAGAGTATGCTGAGTTTGAGTGGCCGATAGATA from the Sulfurimonas crateris genome contains:
- a CDS encoding DUF507 family protein yields the protein MKISLKTIPHIANKIAIDLNKSGVVTMTKGLEPIAKEAEKILLHNVKQEMALEEKVHEICEANEEEIEFNLVDERQLFFMIKKKLAPEFDILLNYEERYSDISHKILDELYEEDLIHFDVTENRIKNIIYNAITSFITEASELDNIIIDKIRAYKKRYIPGTDEFDILYEKLYREELSKRGME
- the carA gene encoding glutamine-hydrolyzing carbamoyl-phosphate synthase small subunit, with the protein product MSDLKKAWLYFENGTFLEANSFGAEDTVVGEIVFNVSMSGYQEIMSDPSYAGQFVTFTMPEIGNVGVNSQDMESKAAHAKGMIVRKYQQRYSNFRAEGSLADFLKEQNVMGICDVDTRYITKMLRREGAMMMIASTKISDKDELKKVLQSSPRIEDVNYIEQVSTKTSYKHTQSVYNDREFEYNAAPAAEANIVVLDFGVKRNILNELVAAKMGVEVIPNDFSAETLIDRYNKKEIDGVFLSNGPGDPLVLKHEQEQIKKLIDAKVPMFGICLGHQLLSISHGYDTYKLKFGHHGGNQPVKNVETGLVEITAQNHNYNVPQNIVEVAEVTHMNLFDNTIEGLRYKNAPIFSVQHHPEASPGPKESRYIFNEFLSLIKR